A single genomic interval of Agromyces cerinus harbors:
- a CDS encoding DUF58 domain-containing protein, which produces MTLTQTRTTIPEEARREGLLAVVIGRAVVAARHAGATLARAGRMVQGVVTPIGWSVIVVAVLALAGGYTWGWLELIALGWGLVALVAAASVWLIGRGAGTIQLVLPSPRVVVGEPAEARLIAANPGRRRFGGVQLELPVGRRIVERVLPGLPRGGVFDEQFTIPTERRGVVPVGPARTVRADPIGLMRREFVWSETAELHVHPRTVPINALSTGFIRDLEGTPTRDLTASDIAFHALREYVPGDDRRFIHWRSSAKTGTFMVRQFEETRRSRLMVLLDLDPGAYVDDAEFELAVSAAASVGARAIRDARTVSFVVSGRQPSAGPRRSAMRELPTVSRDRLLDALCLVEMATDAVMLPDVARAASETLAGVSLAFIVTGTARGVAPLRAAATRLPPGVESIAVQCSPEGEAHARTIAGLTVFGIGYLEDLRAMLARSASIS; this is translated from the coding sequence GTGACACTCACCCAGACCCGAACGACGATCCCCGAGGAAGCCAGACGAGAGGGCCTGCTCGCGGTCGTGATCGGGCGCGCCGTCGTGGCCGCTCGCCATGCCGGTGCGACCCTCGCGCGCGCCGGCCGGATGGTGCAGGGAGTCGTGACCCCGATCGGCTGGTCGGTCATCGTCGTCGCCGTGCTCGCCCTCGCCGGCGGCTACACCTGGGGATGGCTCGAGCTCATCGCACTCGGGTGGGGCCTCGTCGCGCTCGTGGCCGCGGCATCCGTCTGGCTGATCGGTCGCGGAGCCGGCACCATCCAGCTCGTGCTCCCCTCGCCGCGAGTGGTCGTCGGCGAGCCGGCCGAGGCGCGACTGATCGCCGCCAATCCCGGTCGTCGCCGGTTCGGCGGCGTGCAGCTCGAGCTTCCGGTCGGCCGCCGCATCGTCGAACGGGTCCTTCCCGGGCTGCCGCGTGGCGGGGTCTTCGATGAGCAGTTCACGATTCCCACGGAGCGGCGGGGGGTCGTGCCGGTCGGCCCGGCGCGCACGGTGAGGGCCGATCCGATCGGCCTCATGCGGCGCGAGTTCGTCTGGTCGGAGACGGCCGAACTGCATGTGCATCCGCGCACCGTGCCGATCAACGCCCTCAGCACCGGGTTCATCCGCGATCTCGAGGGCACGCCGACGCGCGACCTCACGGCCAGCGACATCGCCTTCCATGCGCTGCGCGAGTACGTGCCCGGTGACGACCGCCGCTTCATCCACTGGCGCAGCTCGGCCAAGACCGGCACGTTCATGGTGCGTCAGTTCGAGGAGACCCGGCGCAGTCGCCTCATGGTGCTGCTCGATCTCGACCCGGGCGCCTACGTCGATGACGCCGAGTTCGAGCTCGCCGTCAGCGCCGCGGCATCCGTCGGCGCACGGGCGATCCGCGACGCGCGCACCGTGTCGTTCGTGGTCTCGGGGCGGCAGCCGAGCGCCGGCCCGCGCCGCAGCGCCATGCGCGAACTGCCGACCGTCTCCCGAGACCGTCTCCTCGACGCGCTGTGCCTCGTCGAGATGGCGACCGATGCGGTGATGCTCCCCGACGTGGCCCGTGCCGCGAGCGAGACGCTCGCCGGTGTCTCCCTCGCGTTCATCGTCACCGGAACGGCACGCGGCGTCGCACCCCTGCGAGCCGCGGCGACCCGGCTGCCGCCGGGGGTCGAGAGCATCGCGGTGCAGTGCTCGCCAGAAGGAGAGGCGCATGCGCGCACGATCGCGGGCCTGACCGTCTTCGGCATCGGCTACCTCGAGGACCTGCGCGCCATGCTCGCGAGATCGGCCTCGATCTCATGA
- a CDS encoding AAA family ATPase: MTMTPEEAARFAATLDRLVGAVEEVLLGKNRVIRLAFTALLSEGHLLLDDVPGTGKTSLARAMAQSIDGSSNRVQFTPDLLPGDITGVTVYDQRSGVFEFHPGPVFANIVLADEINRASPKTQSALLEVMEEGQVTVDGQTHPVGHPFMVIATQNPVEQAGTYRLPEAQLDRFLMRTSIGYPDHASTIRILEGADQRAHEHHVASQLAAAEVVEMAAVARTVYVDPTIHDYVSRIVDATRTAREVRLGVSVRGALALIRAAKTHAAGRGRHYVVPDDVKALAEPVLAHRLILDPEAEFDGVTASNMIAQVLIETPPPSTRQAV; this comes from the coding sequence ATGACCATGACCCCCGAGGAGGCCGCGCGGTTCGCCGCGACGCTCGATCGACTCGTCGGCGCGGTCGAGGAAGTGCTGCTCGGCAAGAACCGGGTCATCAGGCTCGCCTTCACGGCACTCCTCAGCGAAGGCCATCTGCTGCTCGACGACGTGCCGGGCACGGGCAAGACCTCGCTCGCCCGGGCGATGGCCCAGTCGATCGACGGCTCGAGCAATCGAGTGCAGTTCACCCCCGACCTGCTGCCCGGCGACATCACGGGCGTCACGGTGTACGACCAGCGTTCCGGCGTGTTCGAGTTCCACCCCGGCCCGGTGTTCGCGAACATCGTGCTCGCCGACGAGATCAACCGGGCGAGCCCGAAGACGCAGTCGGCGCTCCTCGAGGTCATGGAGGAGGGCCAGGTCACCGTCGACGGGCAGACCCACCCCGTGGGGCATCCGTTCATGGTGATCGCGACGCAGAACCCCGTCGAGCAGGCCGGCACCTATCGTCTCCCCGAGGCGCAGCTCGACCGGTTCCTGATGCGCACCTCCATCGGCTACCCCGACCACGCCTCGACCATCCGCATCCTCGAGGGCGCAGACCAGCGCGCTCACGAGCATCATGTCGCCTCGCAGCTCGCGGCGGCGGAGGTCGTCGAGATGGCCGCGGTCGCACGCACGGTGTACGTCGATCCCACGATCCACGACTACGTCTCGCGCATCGTCGACGCCACGCGTACCGCTCGCGAGGTGCGCCTCGGCGTCAGCGTTCGCGGCGCGCTCGCGCTGATCCGCGCGGCGAAGACCCACGCAGCGGGTCGGGGTCGTCACTACGTGGTGCCCGACGACGTCAAGGCCCTCGCCGAGCCGGTGCTCGCGCACCGGTTGATCCTCGACCCCGAGGCGGAGTTCGACGGCGTCACCGCATCGAACATGATCGCCCAGGTGTTGATCGAGACACCGCCCCCTTCGACCAGGCAAGCCGTGTGA
- a CDS encoding Ig-like domain-containing protein, protein MPRLPDLTRLPKPRSAVVTAAATTAVVALVAGVAIASGGYAAQRVDLGDAAVWVSSNEYQAIGRANTALLELNSVVETGSTGTEIVQQGATVLALDRVRATVRIVDATTSSLTETVAVPPDDATLALAGSRVVVTSDGDVWTTPVDRFAQFDADSEPMLAFGTGSVTSVDPDGTLFAYTPSTGDVAQVDAAEAETVRTRWQTAAVARDAEVQITSVADRWAVFDVGTRTLHLDRGPVDLSALIAANDAPVLQRPSSGGDDVAIATRRGLITVGLDGDEPRTRVDEPSGLPAAPYMHNGCLYAAWAGGTAWRSCTAGGDEDPVELPSATASGDYTYLANGATLVLNERRTGKTWAVGAAFGLIDNWEALLKIERDEETIEQNDPDTPPTTEKSQVAPVAADDEFGARPGRTTQLPVLLNDYDANGDAMVVDAVDGELPAGVALDRIADNQQLQLVLGDEASGVISFGYTVDDGFGGTAHATVSVTVRDAEENSPPEQRRPTKTLVQEGGRVSTAVLGDWVDPDGDPFFLRRATAAEPDSLSSTADGVVVFDEKGGAGADRTVSLEVSDGRDDAVGALGIGVRAPGSVQLIADPFVVLATAGQEVRIDPLRHVRGGSGQVQLTAVPAKPDAQLTPDFDGGTFRFSSSAVRTHSLEYTVTDGVWTTTGRVRVDVSAPPERDTTPITVPHTVFIRGGQPVDVDVLATDIDPTGGVLILTGLGEPKAEAGVQVEVVDHRILRVTLIGPLPNGSSVFGYRVSNGLAEAVGEVTVVEVPQLESPQSPVAVPDKISARTGDVVDIAVLANDEHPDALPITLEPTLDQAPKAGLLFAAGDRLRYFAPDEPGEYEAVYRVTGPDGQWATATVQMSVREADPDSNTPPVPATVTARVLSGETVRIPVPLGGSDPEGDSVQLLGQGGNPDLGNVTAHGADWLEYQAGEYSAGTDTFEYEVVDALGARAVGTVRVGIAPRLDGARRPTAVNDVVVVRPGRTVAVRVLENDSDPDGGALTLKDVTATEGDAVAEIVDDRIEVALPPGEGKYGFSYTIENEQLGHASTFLSITASEDAPLARPEASDTVLTLSDILDEDVVDVPVLRNVFLADADVADVVVGLVDGYDRGAEVRRDGSIRVQVEDRRRVIPFSVAHPEDPSIVSYAFIWVPGRDDALPQLRADAPDVVVVSGDEVTLDLEDFVIAASGRPVKITDAATVRASHSDGSDLVVDQDTLRYRSEEGYFGPASLSFTVTDGESAADPSARTGTIVIPIDVLPTEDQPPVFTGGVIDFEPGESKEIDLLKLTNYPYPAARGELVYRLLPPPTEGFRFELDGSDLTIEAEASASKASRTVAIGVADDSGDGKPGRIELRVVPSTKPIARPAPDSAIVQRGRTTTIDVLANDGPTNPFPDVPLRVVDVRGTDADSLPSGVSIEPSEDRSRLEVTVAPGAAPVNSTVQYEVADATGDAARNAWGLVTISVQDRPDAVTGARVTGFGDRSLDVAFGAGAFNNSPITGYEIQLVDAGTGEVASSSVCAATTCTVTTPGNGQAEAVHVRIRARNGIGLSDPVDAPGPIWSDVVPPPPTGVRALPRDGYLRLEWSPVPEGSGSAIGSYVVTVAGVSTEVSAAAVCTATVCSTDSQPLENGSQVPITISARNQAFPALAVWTQAGASGTPFGPPVAGGISVSGDAAAGTVTVAWDAFAGNGDPIGGYFVQRLVDGASGVPAGAQACSVTSPAPGTVVAPSGGGTVAEVVHVGPGTTSVQFSGTATEATKYSFLVWGYNRAACANTEVVGTVVRPAPDSIRRVDSHMEMRTADTYDRYISGVAPGAWRYDIVAVDGNGAQIPGTQQSFDGSGWAQDLFARPYGEAVRFQVRSCSIWGSCGPWSDVLPADARPSLTFALPSRVWNESTKTWSWTSVPENSGLPVAFTCGVDGDRNGKPAQTPTSCQVPEAKPGDRVWLDVEIADVVVRYQNR, encoded by the coding sequence ATGCCGCGGCTTCCCGACCTGACCAGACTCCCCAAGCCGCGATCCGCTGTCGTCACCGCCGCGGCGACCACCGCCGTGGTCGCACTCGTCGCGGGCGTCGCGATCGCGTCCGGCGGGTACGCCGCCCAACGGGTCGACCTCGGCGATGCCGCCGTGTGGGTCAGCAGCAACGAGTACCAGGCCATCGGCCGTGCGAACACGGCGCTGCTCGAACTGAACTCGGTCGTCGAGACCGGCTCGACCGGCACGGAGATCGTGCAGCAGGGGGCCACCGTGCTCGCGCTCGATCGTGTGAGGGCGACCGTGCGGATCGTCGACGCGACGACCTCGAGCCTCACCGAGACCGTCGCGGTCCCTCCCGACGACGCGACGCTCGCCCTCGCCGGTTCGAGGGTCGTCGTCACCTCGGACGGCGACGTCTGGACGACGCCGGTCGACCGGTTCGCGCAGTTCGACGCCGACTCCGAGCCGATGCTCGCGTTCGGCACCGGGTCGGTGACGTCGGTCGATCCCGACGGCACGCTCTTCGCCTACACGCCGTCGACCGGTGACGTCGCGCAGGTCGATGCGGCCGAGGCCGAGACCGTGCGCACCCGCTGGCAGACCGCGGCGGTCGCTCGCGACGCCGAGGTGCAGATCACCTCGGTCGCCGACCGCTGGGCCGTGTTCGACGTCGGCACCCGGACGCTCCACCTCGATCGGGGTCCGGTCGACCTCTCAGCACTCATCGCCGCCAACGACGCCCCGGTGCTCCAACGCCCGTCGAGCGGTGGCGACGACGTCGCGATCGCCACCCGCCGAGGCCTCATCACCGTCGGGCTCGACGGCGACGAGCCGCGCACCCGCGTCGACGAACCATCGGGACTGCCGGCTGCACCGTACATGCACAACGGATGCCTCTACGCGGCGTGGGCCGGGGGAACCGCGTGGCGGTCCTGCACGGCGGGCGGCGACGAGGACCCCGTCGAGCTGCCCTCGGCGACCGCGAGCGGTGACTACACCTACCTCGCCAACGGCGCCACGCTCGTGCTCAACGAACGGCGCACCGGCAAGACCTGGGCCGTCGGCGCCGCGTTCGGCCTCATCGACAACTGGGAAGCGCTCCTCAAGATCGAGCGCGACGAGGAGACGATCGAGCAGAACGACCCCGACACGCCGCCGACGACCGAGAAGAGCCAGGTGGCGCCCGTCGCGGCCGACGACGAGTTCGGTGCGCGCCCGGGGCGGACGACGCAACTGCCGGTGCTGCTGAACGACTACGACGCCAACGGCGACGCCATGGTCGTCGACGCCGTCGACGGCGAGCTGCCGGCGGGCGTCGCCCTCGATCGGATCGCCGACAACCAGCAGTTGCAGCTCGTGCTCGGCGACGAGGCATCCGGTGTCATCAGCTTCGGCTACACGGTCGACGACGGCTTCGGCGGCACCGCCCACGCCACGGTGAGCGTGACCGTGCGCGATGCCGAAGAGAACTCACCGCCCGAACAGCGACGGCCGACCAAGACCCTCGTGCAGGAGGGGGGCCGCGTCAGCACGGCCGTGCTCGGCGACTGGGTCGACCCCGACGGCGACCCGTTCTTCCTCCGGCGCGCCACGGCCGCCGAACCGGACTCGTTGTCATCGACGGCCGACGGCGTGGTCGTGTTCGACGAGAAGGGCGGCGCCGGAGCGGACCGGACCGTCTCCCTCGAGGTGTCCGACGGACGAGACGACGCCGTCGGCGCACTCGGCATCGGCGTTCGGGCGCCCGGCAGCGTGCAGCTCATCGCCGATCCGTTCGTCGTGCTCGCGACGGCGGGGCAGGAGGTGCGCATCGACCCGCTGCGGCACGTGCGCGGCGGCTCGGGCCAGGTGCAGCTGACCGCGGTGCCCGCGAAGCCCGACGCGCAGCTGACGCCCGACTTCGACGGCGGGACCTTCCGCTTCTCGAGCTCGGCTGTGCGGACGCATTCGCTCGAGTACACCGTGACCGACGGCGTCTGGACGACGACGGGTCGAGTCCGGGTCGACGTCTCCGCCCCGCCCGAGCGCGACACCACGCCCATCACCGTTCCGCACACGGTGTTCATCAGGGGCGGCCAACCCGTGGACGTCGACGTGCTCGCCACGGACATCGACCCGACCGGCGGCGTGCTGATCCTCACCGGTCTCGGCGAGCCGAAGGCGGAGGCGGGCGTGCAGGTCGAGGTCGTCGACCACCGCATCCTCCGCGTCACCCTCATCGGTCCGCTCCCGAACGGATCGAGCGTGTTCGGCTACCGCGTCAGCAACGGCCTCGCCGAAGCGGTCGGCGAGGTCACGGTCGTCGAGGTGCCGCAGCTCGAGTCCCCGCAATCGCCCGTCGCCGTGCCCGACAAGATCTCGGCACGCACCGGCGACGTGGTCGACATCGCGGTGCTGGCCAACGACGAGCATCCCGACGCACTGCCGATCACGCTCGAGCCGACCCTCGACCAGGCGCCGAAGGCGGGTCTGCTCTTCGCCGCCGGCGACCGGCTCCGCTACTTCGCTCCAGACGAGCCGGGGGAGTACGAGGCGGTCTACCGCGTGACCGGCCCCGACGGTCAATGGGCCACCGCGACCGTGCAGATGTCGGTGCGCGAAGCCGACCCCGACAGCAACACGCCGCCGGTCCCGGCGACCGTCACCGCCCGGGTGCTCTCGGGAGAGACGGTGCGGATCCCCGTGCCGCTCGGCGGATCCGACCCCGAGGGCGACAGCGTGCAACTGCTCGGCCAGGGCGGCAACCCCGACCTCGGCAACGTCACCGCGCACGGGGCCGACTGGCTCGAGTACCAGGCGGGGGAGTACTCCGCCGGCACCGACACGTTCGAGTACGAGGTCGTCGACGCGCTCGGCGCCCGCGCCGTGGGCACCGTCAGGGTCGGCATCGCACCGCGACTCGACGGGGCCCGCCGCCCGACCGCCGTCAACGACGTCGTCGTGGTGCGGCCGGGTCGCACCGTCGCCGTTCGCGTCCTCGAGAACGACTCCGATCCCGACGGCGGCGCGCTGACGCTGAAGGACGTCACTGCGACCGAGGGTGATGCCGTCGCCGAGATCGTCGACGATCGAATCGAGGTCGCGCTCCCTCCGGGTGAAGGGAAATACGGCTTCAGCTACACCATCGAGAACGAGCAGCTCGGCCACGCATCGACCTTCCTCAGCATCACGGCGAGCGAGGACGCCCCGCTCGCACGCCCCGAGGCATCCGACACCGTCCTCACGCTGAGCGACATCCTCGACGAGGACGTCGTGGACGTCCCGGTGCTGCGCAACGTCTTCCTCGCCGACGCCGACGTCGCCGATGTCGTCGTCGGACTCGTCGACGGCTACGACCGGGGCGCCGAGGTACGCCGCGACGGAAGCATCCGCGTGCAGGTCGAAGACCGGCGGCGCGTCATCCCGTTCTCGGTGGCCCACCCCGAGGACCCCTCGATCGTGTCGTACGCGTTCATCTGGGTGCCCGGGCGCGACGATGCGCTGCCGCAGCTTCGGGCCGATGCTCCCGACGTCGTCGTGGTGAGCGGAGACGAGGTGACGCTCGATCTCGAGGACTTCGTCATCGCCGCGTCGGGACGCCCGGTGAAGATCACGGATGCCGCGACCGTGCGTGCCTCGCACAGCGACGGCTCCGACCTGGTCGTCGACCAGGACACCCTGCGATATCGCAGCGAAGAGGGCTACTTCGGCCCGGCGTCCCTCTCGTTCACCGTCACCGACGGGGAATCGGCCGCCGACCCCTCTGCACGGACCGGGACCATCGTGATTCCGATCGATGTGCTGCCGACGGAGGACCAGCCGCCGGTGTTCACGGGCGGCGTCATCGACTTCGAGCCCGGGGAGTCGAAGGAGATCGACCTCCTGAAGCTCACGAACTACCCGTATCCGGCCGCGCGGGGTGAACTCGTCTACCGGTTGCTGCCGCCGCCGACGGAGGGGTTCCGCTTCGAGCTCGACGGCTCCGACCTCACGATCGAGGCGGAGGCATCGGCGTCCAAGGCGTCCCGGACGGTCGCGATCGGCGTCGCCGATGACTCGGGCGACGGCAAGCCGGGGCGCATCGAGCTGCGCGTGGTGCCGTCGACGAAGCCGATCGCGAGGCCCGCTCCCGACTCCGCGATCGTGCAGCGCGGACGAACGACGACGATCGACGTGCTCGCCAACGACGGGCCGACCAACCCGTTCCCCGACGTCCCGCTCCGCGTCGTCGATGTCCGCGGCACCGATGCGGACAGCCTCCCGAGCGGCGTGTCGATCGAGCCGAGCGAAGACCGGTCGCGACTCGAGGTGACGGTCGCGCCCGGGGCGGCTCCGGTGAACTCGACGGTGCAGTACGAGGTCGCCGATGCGACCGGCGACGCGGCTCGCAACGCCTGGGGCCTCGTCACGATCTCGGTGCAGGATCGACCCGATGCCGTCACCGGCGCTCGGGTCACGGGTTTCGGGGATCGCAGCCTCGACGTCGCGTTCGGGGCGGGCGCCTTCAACAACTCTCCGATCACGGGCTACGAGATCCAGCTCGTCGATGCGGGCACGGGCGAGGTCGCGAGCTCGTCGGTGTGCGCCGCGACGACCTGCACGGTCACGACCCCCGGCAACGGGCAGGCCGAGGCCGTGCACGTGCGGATCCGCGCGAGGAACGGGATCGGCCTCTCCGACCCGGTCGATGCGCCGGGCCCGATCTGGTCGGACGTCGTCCCTCCGCCGCCCACCGGAGTGCGCGCTCTCCCGCGCGACGGGTATCTCCGCCTCGAGTGGTCCCCGGTGCCCGAGGGGTCCGGAAGCGCCATCGGATCGTACGTGGTCACCGTCGCCGGGGTCTCGACCGAGGTCTCCGCAGCGGCGGTGTGCACGGCGACCGTCTGCTCCACGGACTCTCAGCCGCTCGAGAACGGAAGCCAGGTGCCGATCACGATCAGTGCCAGGAACCAGGCCTTCCCGGCGCTCGCGGTCTGGACCCAGGCCGGCGCCAGCGGCACTCCGTTCGGACCGCCCGTCGCCGGCGGGATCTCCGTCAGCGGCGATGCGGCGGCCGGCACCGTCACCGTCGCCTGGGACGCCTTCGCCGGAAACGGGGATCCGATCGGCGGATACTTCGTCCAACGTCTCGTCGACGGGGCCTCCGGGGTGCCCGCCGGGGCGCAAGCGTGCTCGGTGACCAGTCCCGCTCCCGGAACCGTCGTCGCGCCGTCCGGCGGCGGAACCGTCGCCGAGGTCGTGCACGTCGGCCCGGGCACGACCAGCGTGCAGTTCTCGGGCACGGCGACGGAGGCCACGAAGTACTCGTTCCTCGTCTGGGGCTACAACCGGGCCGCCTGCGCGAACACGGAGGTGGTCGGCACCGTGGTGCGGCCGGCGCCCGACTCCATCCGGAGGGTCGACAGCCACATGGAGATGCGCACCGCCGACACCTACGACCGCTACATCTCGGGCGTCGCGCCGGGAGCCTGGCGATACGACATCGTCGCCGTCGACGGAAACGGTGCGCAGATTCCCGGCACGCAGCAGAGCTTCGACGGTTCGGGGTGGGCGCAGGACCTCTTCGCCAGGCCGTACGGCGAAGCGGTGCGGTTCCAGGTGCGGAGCTGTTCGATCTGGGGCAGCTGCGGTCCGTGGTCGGACGTGCTGCCCGCCGATGCCCGCCCGTCGCTGACGTTCGCGCTGCCGAGCCGGGTCTGGAACGAGAGCACGAAGACCTGGTCGTGGACCTCGGTGCCCGAGAACTCCGGGCTTCCGGTGGCGTTCACCTGCGGCGTCGACGGCGACCGCAACGGCAAGCCGGCGCAGACCCCGACGAGCTGCCAGGTCCCCGAGGCGAAACCGGGCGACCGTGTCTGGTTGGATGTTGAGATCGCGGACGTCGTCGTCCGCTACCAGAACCGCTGA
- a CDS encoding serine/threonine-protein kinase gives MSRRLPSTPPNLPGFAFIRVLGSGGFADVFLYEQNMPRRLVAVKVLLAEVVNDDLRQMFQAEANLMAQLSSHPSILTVYQASVAADGRPYLVMEYCSASLGQRYRAVQLPLAEVLAVGVRIASAVETAHRQGVLHRDIKPSNILTTAYGHPVLSDFGIAATLGEAESSDAVGLSIPWSAPEVLHDEVSGSVASEVWSLGATVYSLLAGRSPFETPGGDNGSGALMGRIDKAKYTPTGRLDVPKSLEQVLARSMSRRPSNRQSSALEFVRDLQSVEEELGLSQTPLEVAMDDWALATAVDVDEQTRISGAHGIGDAAPRRRRARSGAFGATRSEADSRPRDLGTSRIRTTPPTSARLAWGISLVSVLLIALVGAGAYFVIQGTRSIPVVTDVQGVDAGETVTFSWNDPGLQSSDAYVVTVDGETQPLQREARVTVPAEDGDRVCASVRVVRDGKSGAASAERCVEVSVDLGDGA, from the coding sequence GTGTCTCGACGACTGCCGTCCACGCCGCCGAACCTGCCGGGTTTCGCGTTCATCCGCGTGCTCGGGTCGGGCGGATTCGCCGACGTCTTCCTCTACGAGCAGAACATGCCGCGGCGCCTCGTCGCGGTGAAGGTGCTGCTCGCCGAGGTCGTCAACGACGACCTGCGGCAGATGTTCCAGGCCGAGGCGAACCTCATGGCCCAGCTCTCCTCCCACCCGTCGATCCTGACGGTCTACCAGGCCAGCGTCGCGGCCGACGGCCGGCCGTACCTGGTGATGGAGTACTGCTCGGCCTCGCTCGGCCAGCGCTACCGTGCGGTGCAGTTGCCGCTGGCCGAGGTGCTCGCGGTCGGCGTGCGCATCGCGAGTGCGGTCGAGACGGCGCACCGGCAGGGCGTGCTGCACCGGGACATCAAGCCGTCGAACATCCTCACGACCGCCTACGGCCACCCCGTGCTCTCCGACTTCGGCATCGCGGCGACCCTCGGCGAGGCCGAGTCCTCCGACGCGGTCGGCCTGTCGATCCCGTGGTCGGCGCCCGAGGTGCTGCACGACGAGGTGTCCGGCAGTGTCGCGAGCGAGGTCTGGTCGCTCGGCGCGACCGTGTACTCGCTCCTCGCCGGTCGCAGTCCGTTCGAGACACCGGGCGGCGACAACGGATCCGGCGCGCTCATGGGCCGCATCGACAAGGCGAAGTACACCCCGACAGGGCGACTCGACGTGCCGAAGAGCCTCGAGCAGGTGCTCGCGCGTTCGATGTCGCGTCGACCGTCGAACCGGCAGTCCAGTGCGCTCGAGTTCGTCCGCGACCTGCAGTCGGTCGAGGAGGAGCTCGGCCTCTCCCAGACGCCGCTCGAGGTCGCGATGGACGACTGGGCGCTCGCGACCGCCGTCGACGTCGACGAGCAGACCCGCATCAGCGGTGCCCACGGCATCGGCGACGCGGCACCGCGTCGGCGGCGCGCGCGGAGCGGTGCGTTCGGCGCCACCCGGTCGGAGGCGGACTCCCGCCCTCGTGACCTCGGCACGAGCCGGATTCGAACGACCCCGCCGACGTCTGCGCGCCTCGCCTGGGGCATCTCGCTCGTCTCGGTGCTCCTGATCGCGCTCGTCGGCGCGGGTGCGTACTTCGTGATCCAGGGCACCAGGTCGATCCCAGTCGTGACCGACGTGCAGGGCGTCGATGCGGGTGAGACCGTGACCTTCTCCTGGAACGACCCGGGGCTGCAGAGCTCCGATGCGTATGTCGTGACCGTCGACGGCGAGACCCAGCCGCTGCAGCGAGAGGCGCGGGTGACCGTGCCGGCCGAAGACGGCGACCGGGTCTGCGCGAGCGTCCGGGTGGTGCGCGACGGAAAGTCGGGTGCCGCGAGCGCCGAGCGCTGCGTCGAGGTGTCCGTCGATCTCGGTGATGGTGCATGA